ctcattaattggccagcatcagaaaattttttattaaagattaaagtttttcaaggtcaattaataagtttagcacctcattcgcagaaaaaataaaaaactccacctatgcgcgatcgggaagcattcgctgataattggtcagctaatataaataattggtcagtttaatttaatatttaaaaaaattaaaaaagttgtctctGTCGTAACGCGCATGCTTTGAGCCGGATGGTTTTATCAGGGCAGTGAGTACTTACGCACAGCTCTTCACTATAAACCAGACAGAGtaggggaaatattttttttataattttttttttttgatatgtactactatcaaatatacatgtatatttgatagtagtacatatcaaaaaaaaaaaaatggataaaatttttacttttaaaaaaatgaatttttccttttatttaaatttttcactctttttataccatgtatatatgaaatgtacatagtatattaagtttagtcccaagtttgtaacgcttaaaaacaatgatgttagtataaaaattttgtcataggtgttcataaaatcacctaattagtccatttccggttgtccgtccgtccatccgtccgtctgtggacacgataactcaaaaacgaaaaaagatatcgagctgaaatttttacagcgtactcaggacgtaaaaagtgaggtcaagttcgtaaatgagcatcataggtgaattgggtcttgggtccgtaggacccatcttgtaaaccgttagagatagaacaaaagtttaaatgtaaaattttttttcataaacatcactgtttacttgtgagggcgccaattaggcggaaattttataataggtactatacttgattatcagttatgtatgtgtcacatgtttgtatgtgtaatgtgataaataaatcaacactgactatgcatggtatttcaacaattaactcagtcaattgtttgttttcacttgtattatatatatttgtacatatgtcacctataaaaaatttgaatgaataataataatggttattttatatagtaaaaaatcaattttcgggataacgttttcaaattaatataaataaataaatatcgttatatattttaaattttgttttattttattctatcccatttttcctttcagaacaaaattattaattaactaattaatttttttttagtaaaggtacaaacaaattcttataaaatataggtgagataaagaagttggattgtaaatacgtaatattcttttttgattttcattttatttttgtgtggtatttggtttgtaaaaaaaaagttgatgcaaaaaaattttttaagatgaaattaattatatggaattatgtgcaagtaattcgtaaatagtttttgatttcatttaaataaagttgaaaactcaaaccctgtttttattttattttcccccatctctctgtagctatacaatattatttcagttaaaaataggtgagtatttcgaacttcacgataggtaagtatttcaaacttcgtttgccatttttttttttgtaataatactactcaaaattttccgaaaatgagttttactttttgttataatttaagaaagtcgaaaatatgaatataattatttattaatacgaataacagagccctaatggtataatggttagcgtatctgctttcgaataaatagtccgttggttcgaaactaggtgaggacatatattaaaaaaaagtttattaaatcttttaagcaaaatctgatttttattttcattttttttcaatttccaccacagcatgtttgcctagtaaatgatgaaaaaattagttttttttcgttcaaaaacttcaatttttttcacatttctactaggagaacatcaaggacggacggaataagtagtacctgatagcaaggtaattgttgtcacctcgtaaatcagaaagttagtggtctgcacacccgtgtttggtgagtgtgacctctagtgggcagaccaataactttctgccaaaataaaattttagactttcggggtgaaaacacttactcacctttctccttatcaggaactactaattcccacttatgttctcctagtacaaatgttgaaaaaattgaaaattttttcgaaattatattattttttgaatataaaattaattaaactgaccaattatttatattagctgaccaattatcagcgaatgcttcccgatcgcgcataggtggagttttttcaatctttaataaaaaattttctgatgctgaccaattaatgagaccaactgaccttttatgaccaatttctgacctttcagatggtataattggtcaatcgaaattccgcacatgaggtgctaagatcgcggagctgccatttttgtacatattttttaatattttgtaacaggagaacatgattttaaacaatgagataaatttatgattatttaaattcccaccccctgatagaatatagtgatttatgacatgtATAACTGACGTGATTTATagcaagagggcgggttatatagataatttaaactataaaaagagtggaaaatttttaatatcaggaaaaattcatttaatttaaaagtaaaaatgttaaccccaccaggatacgaaccagcGAACCTTGGTTTCATAGGCAGTGCTATACCCACACAGCCACTCGGCTTATTGATAAccatataattaacttaatacttacctttactaaataattaattaattgataattttgctctgaaagaaaaaataggatagaaaatttaaaaaaataaaacaaaattttaaatatataacgatttttatctatttatacaaaaaaaatgttttaatttaagtagtaaGAAATTGGTAAATTGGCAAGAATTTAGTAACTGAATGTGATGCCATATACTTAAGTAAATGTTTATAACGGTACAGCTTCATCACCATAAATTCTGCCACCAATCTAGCCCCACTATATTTATGAATactatactttttttgtaaaattataacacAATCTTATTGGTGAATTGTAAGAACGACCAGTGAAGCATTAATTACAGAGCTAACTGGACTTGAGAATTTTCGACTGTCCAATTTATCTTGAAAATAGATGCGTCATCATCGATGGTAAAAgtgatttattgaaattttttcaaagattcATTTCTTGTTTCAATAAATTCTTGTGGTGTTAAATTAGTATTATCTACAGTAATACCAGTAACAATATTACTGCtactttttttagaattatttttagtcTTATTTTTCCTGGTTAATCGATTCGAATTATTTGATGTAGATTGATGAAgttcttgttgttgtttttgCTGTAATCGTAatggataataatatttattcggTTCGTTAACATCTTGTTTATCAATAACATCTAAATGATTTAATGAGAATGGATTCATTGCATTAAAATCAGCCAAATGTTTGGTTGCTCCTGAATTTGACATTGAATCCGGATGTATAACATTCACAGGATCTTCAATAATCGCCACACGtgatgttttgtattttttagtttttattttatttgcatcaGACAAATTCATCATATCTTCGTATTTGTTAGTATTGGTAGGATCTGAAaagttatttgaataaataggtATGTGGTCTTTATAGATATCGGTCGAAATTGACGGTTTGattctatttataaaagaagCAGATAATATAGAATTAATACTTGGCGTGCATATTTTCTTAGGAGAGTATGCGAGCGAGTATTAACtgccttaattttatttttttctaaatatatggCAAATGAATAcattacttaataatataattttatacccATACTAGCTGACCCcgtgaacttcgtttcacctacaattaaGGATAAGAGGGTGAAAAATACTTCCGATTCTCATACCTaccaaatgtacaaaaaaatttgaataaaatcgaTTTGATTAGAAGGGTTAGTTTGTTCTGTTAAAGGACTTAAGGTaggattttgaaaaacaatggAACTTACTTAAAGGTTGCAATgaagaataaatttaacttggaaaaatgttataattaccAGAACTAGTTGAAGAATTTTCAACTGATTGCTCATCAACACTAGCAAGATTCTGAGTCATCAATACTAAACTTTTATTATCGTCTTTTGTTGTCTTTGGTTTGATCTTTGTCCCACTTTTTGGTAATTTTGCAGAACTTTTACGTTTCATTAATTCGAGAGAATCGGTTGCTAATGATAATTTTGATGGCATTGTTGCAATAGGAGTATCTCCATTGTCATTCGATTTTCGCCTTCTTTTTGATGTTGTATTTCTTGGTTCCAATTCAACAAGGTTTGTTGATTTATACGATCTCACTTCATCAATTggaagtaaattaaataatattgaacttgCTGACGTGGTTGGCTTTGGTTTGTTTTTTGGTGTTGGAGATGGTATATCAgggttttctattttaattaaggttaaattttagattaaaatataaacgagTGGAGTTATATGGAGTAAAATTGTCGAAAAATAGCTTAAGACCAGAAAGTATTGCAAACATCTTTTAATATGGTGCAATCATGGtgcattttgttttataaattttatggaaGCTAGcaaatttctatataataatagCAGCTACCCGCCTATTCCGCTGggtaatttcaactttaaaaacaaagactagcACGTCATAGCCATCTTTTGACTTTCCCTCATTTATCCCCCCTCCATAACCTTCAATTCACTTGCCcccaaaaaatttaactctCGCTCTCTAAACACTAACTTTACTTCCAGCTTGTGAAAACTCACATAACGAAcgtgtatacatactatatgttCCTAACCTAATTTGAGCCTTTACGGGTAAACAgcgatatttacgaaaaaatgtttcaagcaaaagttgtttatttttttattaggaacattttttaaatttaagcttttgttctatctctaacggtttacaagactcacttgacctatgttgcgcATTTTAGGGGATATTACTAAAATTTCTAAGTAGTTTCTTTTAAGAAACTggttttttgacaatttttcttCGGTAATAAAATAAGGATTTGTTACCAGTTTTTGATTTAACAGCACTTTTCTGTCTGATCAATTCAACAGAGTCACGTACTAGTGACAATTTGGACTTTGCTAAATCGTCATCTTTGTTTGGcacaattaaaaatgatactAAACTTGTTTCGGTGAAAGGTGTGGTAACTAAATTGTCTTTATTATCATTCATTTCAATGGCTTCATCAGACTCATTCAGATCTTGTGGTACAGATTCAGAATATTTATGACGttgatgtaaaataaatgaatttttagtaACCATTAATTTCGAAGAATGTTTATTCGTATGTTCAGAGACCATGTCAACAGCAGATAATTTAAGTGGTACATTTACTGTTTCCAAATATTCATCTGTTCTTTTCTTAAATGTACCACGAGAAGTATTCGCCTTAAATGAGGTTtcctaaatattaattttaataagctatttataaatagatacaAGTCTAATTTGTGGGTAGGTATAAATTAGGGTTGGGCAGCGTTTTTACATCTTAGGTCAGATTTTTGTGACTAATTTTTTCCTTCTAACTactctcttttattttcgttgctTCAACACCCAAAAAAAGTGAGCCCCATTCTAAAATGGACtcactttttttacaataaattaaaattttaatattttgacttcaaattatgaaaacgtaaacctggaaaatttttttggtcctaCAATAAGTTGATCACTAATGCCTTAATTTCAAAAACTCGACTCTTCCGATGTCTTGGGTCGACAAATTTACACTAAAATATATACTGTTCAATATGATCCAAAATCGTAGTATTATAAGCACTCCAGGGGTTTTGGATTAAAgaatgtgacttaaaaaaaaaacatactttggaTGTAGTTATAAACGTTTGCTTTTCAAATATTGGCATAGAGGTACTCCGTGATAATTCACCATTTTTATCTTCATCAGTTGGTCTTAAATGAAAATGGACAGTTGAAGATGTTGGATGTGTTTTGTTTTGCAGGCTTATTACTTCACCGATAGATTCACTACTGTCCGATTGATCTTTcctataaatgaatttaattttaaaacaaaataattaaggtgtagcaaaatttattgatctgaataatttattatcatatagaAATCAAcatgataaataaattgaatgagTTCGATCTTAGTCTAAAAGCAGATAATCCTGGCATCTCCTACCGGTTACGAatctaatacaaaaaataaagagCAATGCATTCTTGAAATAGTAAAAACTATAAACTGGATACAGATACCGATGAAATATGGAAAAACAATGGCTTCTCTGTAACGATCACCGGAAACCATATATTCTAGGACATGGCATGTCAAAAAATCCATAAACCCTAGCTTTTCTGAGTCGATGTGTAACATTTTAGAAATTTGGGGGAAAAAGTAGATCCTAACCGCCTGGAAGCAACGATAAGTCAAagcattcattttttataaaccagGAAAATAGTAACAGACAAAAATTTATGGCGAGTCCGGGAGGAGTCAAGTAAACCGGAAAAAAAAGTGGGTCCTAACCGGATAAATTCAATTGCGGTTTTCTTATTACAACATgtacttttatggaaaaatattggCAGACATCGCAGACTGGCAGTATGacgataatttgaaataaagcGTGGGAGAATTCCTGAAAACTGCTGTAAAACCGAATTACATAAATTCCATGCTATCTAAATTTGAAATTAGGTACAAAAAAATAgccttaaaattgtatttattttgtacgaaactattactaaaataattacgTACCATAAATTATCTTCATTCGAGGGAAGATCATTTGATTTTCTATTGCGAAAATCTTCACGTacgtaaacatatttattatacaataaatggCTTAACTCAGTTTTACTACTCAATGTTTGTTGACTTGGTAATGGCGAGTCTTCATCCAGTGTTTTAATTGCATATTTATTATCATCCCCATTAGAagtattcattttgttattgaACCTCGATGATAACAACCATTCTTTATCTCTTCTTtcagttaattttaatatacttgGTGTTATTTTATGTATCGACTTCTCAGAGAGTTTCGCAGTTACTTTTGGTAATGAAGACATATCTTTTTGTAAGTGATGTCGaacaaatttatgtaaatttaacaaatattcgCATTGTGAAGGAGTTGATtcaaatgtataattaataaaatattgaaattcacaaagtatttgttcaataaatgagttatatttatgtaatttaatttgcattttattgGATGAtgattttaaatctaaaatatctttatataaatCCAATGCTTTTGATATCATTTCatcgattaatattttatattcattgtaaattttttgtttttcattttcgcAGCGATTACGTTCAGCCGTTAAGATGTACatcaaatttgccatattacgacATTCTAAATCATGCCTTAATATACGTAATGCTTCTAATTTATCTGCATTTGCATTCTTTAaagcttttgcaattttttcttcttcaattcttaaaaaataattttataaacataatgaATGTTAATTCTTATATCTAGATATAAAGTATTAATGTTGGACATGGAAGCAAAATTCTGGAATCTTGCGATTCTGTACTGAATAGCGTTAATGGGAGGctttaatgattataaaaaaggtttaagaTATTCAAGAAGTTGCAATATGGATATAgatataagattattttgatcgagaatcaatttttataagaatatttctCTTATAGACTACAAgcctatactaaaattattttctgaactGACCCACCAGGAGTCATATTGAAAATATgttcctatatgtaaaagtaagtttaagtaccatgacgtcagttttgcgcggttcAGGTAATAACATGAATGTCAATCAcacccctgcaccagcaaatttGTACGatgttgctggatactaactctgcgcAAGTACTCGAAGCCAATTatataaatgccgtacagaaataatcATTTAGGgcttcgaagcgaattacataaatgccgtacagaaataatcACTTAGGACTGTAAGAAGATACCTGATTGCTTGTGCTAAGTTTTTAGTATGCTTTTGTGCTTGTACTTCAAATGAATGTTGGTAtcgttttaataaatagtttgcTGTTTCATTAATTGCagctttttttctttgttttcctTCTTCCAGTaacatttgtttttgattttcaagtttttgttcCTCCTCATCCAACAATTTAGACcgcaatttatttaattcttcctgaataattattttaattaaatgtctaGTTTCGATCAACGCTTAAAAGTTAAGAATTGGTAATTTAGATATACAAAGCATTTTACTAAAATGACAAAATACGTATATTGCAACAATGATATGCTATAAGAAAATTCAAGGGAACCTTTtggcaaaatttcagctttcgGGGTGTTGGTAGAGATATGAATGAAATTTCctttgatatatatatagagCTGTTAAATATTGCCACTATTCTGTAGATCCATCGAAGagatattatgtattt
This genomic interval from Chrysoperla carnea chromosome 1, inChrCarn1.1, whole genome shotgun sequence contains the following:
- the LOC123305789 gene encoding uncharacterized protein LOC123305789 isoform X2 produces the protein MNTSNGDDNKYAIKTLDEDSPLPSQQTLSSKTELSHLLYNKYVYVREDFRNRKSNDLPSNEDNLWKDQSDSSESIGEVISLQNKTHPTSSTVHFHLRPTDEDKNGELSRSTSMPIFEKQTFITTSKANTSRGTFKKRTDEYLETVNVPLKLSAVDMVSEHTNKHSSKLMVTKNSFILHQRHKYSESVPQDLNESDEAIEMNDNKDNLVTTPFTETSLVSFLIVPNKDDDLAKSKLSLVRDSVELIRQKSAVKSKTENPDIPSPTPKNKPKPTTSASSILFNLLPIDEVRSYKSTNLVELEPRNTTSKRRRKSNDNGDTPIATMPSKLSLATDSLELMKRKSSAKLPKSGTKIKPKTTKDDNKSLVLMTQNLASVDEQSVENSSTSSDPTNTNKYEDMMNLSDANKIKTKKYKTSRVAIIEDPVNVIHPDSMSNSGATKHLADFNAMNPFSLNHLDVIDKQDVNEPNKYYYPLRLQQKQQQELHQSTSNNSNRLTRKNKTKNNSKKSSSNIVTGITVDNTNLTPQEFIETRNESLKKFQ
- the LOC123305789 gene encoding uncharacterized protein LOC123305789 isoform X1, producing MNTSNGDDNKYAIKTLDEDSPLPSQQTLSSKTELSHLLYNKYVYVREDFRNRKSNDLPSNEDNLWKDQSDSSESIGEVISLQNKTHPTSSTVHFHLRPTDEDKNGELSRSTSMPIFEKQTFITTSKETSFKANTSRGTFKKRTDEYLETVNVPLKLSAVDMVSEHTNKHSSKLMVTKNSFILHQRHKYSESVPQDLNESDEAIEMNDNKDNLVTTPFTETSLVSFLIVPNKDDDLAKSKLSLVRDSVELIRQKSAVKSKTENPDIPSPTPKNKPKPTTSASSILFNLLPIDEVRSYKSTNLVELEPRNTTSKRRRKSNDNGDTPIATMPSKLSLATDSLELMKRKSSAKLPKSGTKIKPKTTKDDNKSLVLMTQNLASVDEQSVENSSTSSDPTNTNKYEDMMNLSDANKIKTKKYKTSRVAIIEDPVNVIHPDSMSNSGATKHLADFNAMNPFSLNHLDVIDKQDVNEPNKYYYPLRLQQKQQQELHQSTSNNSNRLTRKNKTKNNSKKSSSNIVTGITVDNTNLTPQEFIETRNESLKKFQ
- the LOC123305789 gene encoding origin recognition complex subunit 1-like isoform X3, translated to MNTSNGDDNKYAIKTLDEDSPLPSQQTLSSKTELSHLLYNKYVYVREDFRNRKSNDLPSNEDNLWKDQSDSSESIGEVISLQNKTHPTSSTVHFHLRPTDEDKNGELSRSTSMPIFEKQTFITTSKETSFKANTSRGTFKKRTDEYLETVNVPLKLSAVDMVSEHTNKHSSKLMVTKNSFILHQRHKYSESVPQDLNESDEAIEMNDNKDNLVTTPFTETKNPDIPSPTPKNKPKPTTSASSILFNLLPIDEVRSYKSTNLVELEPRNTTSKRRRKSNDNGDTPIATMPSKLSLATDSLELMKRKSSAKLPKSGTKIKPKTTKDDNKSLVLMTQNLASVDEQSVENSSTSSDPTNTNKYEDMMNLSDANKIKTKKYKTSRVAIIEDPVNVIHPDSMSNSGATKHLADFNAMNPFSLNHLDVIDKQDVNEPNKYYYPLRLQQKQQQELHQSTSNNSNRLTRKNKTKNNSKKSSSNIVTGITVDNTNLTPQEFIETRNESLKKFQ